The following are from one region of the Dermacentor albipictus isolate Rhodes 1998 colony chromosome 5, USDA_Dalb.pri_finalv2, whole genome shotgun sequence genome:
- the LOC139060285 gene encoding pneumococcal serine-rich repeat protein-like: MGDPPKKQQRKRPKKPAPGFDDSGSRRALQHHPHGRQPRTGRSPPALRWKRGLKARTLRALSADSASSTPSCPHSQGSATPSTRVPTPLDTSFRAFPFDAAETASSGHHATQSASTDATSEASTSAASTDDDACCPSAGDTDVSAGTFFLPTASMIGADTTSSRTDATTSPEASPVRPDSPSLSSPTACSSPPLTNNKPTAPAADEGSLPAAVAAPVDDDPADGPSSNRSRPRVPTPAPVPAGTGELKPRNSPQLLEAAKNAQPCQPAALQSEKPARRRRRFRRFVDFEPYSPPADGGVAHDTSVTVLYRPTERKATFLALSRDTIAAQLSCVSGVRCVRVNFRRNVVAADVTRGADLAPLLAVCDISGVAVRSKALHSNSCVGVIYGVDPSFDVRTVKENIEASVAVLSCSRSGASVTVIFVGSVVPTNVRLFKQLRAVRPRLPRPLQCDRCGVFGHAGATCFRDARCLRCGESHATGNCPAEKPRCVNCGGRHPSTEPSCPEWQRERRAAVLLSSSQRPLSRKKALELAGAAPTEPRTAASTTSASSPQGRSYSDALRSRNNQTAAAEPSCGPPTAANSDPRDALIAALATALRALLVQCPAIDGNVPQMCDAALAAQEALLRHD; this comes from the coding sequence ATGGGTGACCCTCCGAAGAAGCAGCAGAGGAAGAGGCCGAAGAAGCCAGCTCCTGGCTTCGACGACTCGGGGTCCCGACGAGCCCTGCAGCACCACCCGCATGGACGGCAGCCGCGCACCGGGAGATCGCCGCCTGCCTTGCGTTGGAAGCGCGGACTGAAGGCACGTACGCTGCGTGCACTGTCGGCCGACTCGGCGAGCTCCACGCCGTCATGCCCACATTCGCAGGGGAGTGCGACGCCATCCACGCGAGTTCCAACACCCTTGGATACTTCCTTCCGCGCGTTTCCTTTCGATGCGGCGGAGACTGCTTCCAGCGGCCACCACGCCACACAGTCCGCCTCAACGGACGCCACCTCAGAGGCCTCCACTTCGGCCGCCTCCACCGACGACGATGCCTGCTGCCCGTCGGCCGGCGACACCGACGTGAGTGCCGGCACcttcttcttgccaaccgcaagTATGATTGGTGCCGACACTACGTCCTCCCGCACGGACGCGACCAcctcgcccgaggcaagtcctgtCCGGCCGGATTCTCCATCACTGTCGTCGCCGACGGCCTGCTCGTCACCTCCGCTTACCAACAACAAGCCCACTGCACCTGCGGCGGACGAGGGATCGCTCCCCGCGGCGGTGGCCGCTCCCGTCGATGACGACCCAGCTGACGGCCCCTCGTCAAACAGGAGCCGGCCGAGAGTGCCTACTCCTGCCCCAGTACCTGCGGGAACAGGGGAGCTCAAGCCGCGGAACTCCCCGCAGCTGCTCGAGGCAGCCAAGAACGCCCAACCCTGCCAGCCGGCAGCGTTACAGTCGGAGAAGCCCGCAAGAAGGAGACGCCGTTTTCGACGGTTCGTCGACTTCGAGCCGTATTCCCCACCCGCTGACGGCGGTGTCGCCCACGATACCTCAGTCACGGTTCTATACCGTCCCACCGAGCGCAAGGCAACCTTCCTGGCACTCTCGCGGGATACTATCGCGGCGCAACTCTCCTGTGTTTCAGGTGTGAGATGCGTTCGCGTGAACTTTCGTCGCAATGTGGTGGCTGCGGATGTGACGCGCGGTGCCGATTTGGCGCCCCTCCTCGCAGTGTGCGACATCAGTGGCGTGGCGGTGCGCTCGAAGGCACTGCACAgcaactcctgtgtgggtgtcattTATGGGGTCGACCCATCCTTCGACGTCCGCACTGTGAAAGAAAACATCGAAGCCTCCGTCGCGGTGCTGTCTTGTTCACGGAGTGGCGCTAGCGTCACTGTTATCTTCGTCGGGAGCGTCGTACCCACAAACGTCCGACTCTTCAAGCAGCTCCGCGCGGTTCGTCCCCGTCTGCCTCGACCACTACAATGTgaccgctgcggcgttttcggccacgccggcgccacctgcttccgcgacgcccgctgccttCGCTGCGGTGAGTCGCACGCCACAGGAAACTGCCCCGCCGAAAAGCCACGCTGCGTAAATTGCGGTGGCCGTCACCCCTCAACCGAACCAAGCTGTCCTGAGTGGCAGCGCGAGAGAAGGGCGGCCGTGTTGCTGTCCTCGTCCCAGCGGCCCCTATCGCGCAAAAAAGCGCTTGAACTAGCCGGCGCCGCACCGACCGAGCCGCGTACGGCCGCTTCGACTACGTCTGCTAGCTCCCCACAGGGCCGATCGTACAGTGACGCCCTGCGCAGCCGCAACAACCAGACAGCCGCAGCTGAGCCGTCATGCGGCCCTCCAACCGCTGCGAACAGCGACCCCAGAGACGCGCTTATAGCCGCTCTCGCTACTGCACTGCGAGCCCTGCTCGtccagtgcccagccatcgacgGCAACGTTCCTCAAATGTGTGACGCGGCTCTCGCCGCGCAGGAAGCACTGCTCCGACACGACTAG